A genomic stretch from Bradyrhizobium quebecense includes:
- a CDS encoding division plane positioning ATPase MipZ, translating to MLVQASQGQSGSAHVVVLGNEKGGSGKSTTALHIAVALLKAGQRVASIDLDCRQQSFTRYISNRQAWARRSGLDLELPAHYCIKYGETMQIEENENAEFQQFMAAVSAVERADDFIVIDTPGSDSYLMRLAHSMADTLVTPINDSFLDFDVLGTVDPATYAVIGESHYAEMVRDTRRKRRQLDGASTDWIVVRNRLSMLGSRNKQLVADGLKQLSLRLGFRSVDGFTERVVYREFFPRGLTALDDIDEATLGTRPSLGHVTAREEVMGLLRQLKLPLDERGRRRAANRAEWFSQVDKPLEVDDIIGS from the coding sequence ATGTTGGTGCAGGCTAGTCAGGGTCAATCCGGCTCCGCACATGTCGTGGTGCTGGGCAACGAGAAGGGCGGTTCGGGCAAGTCGACCACCGCGCTGCATATCGCCGTTGCGCTCCTGAAGGCCGGACAGCGCGTTGCCAGCATCGATCTCGACTGCCGCCAGCAGAGTTTCACCCGCTACATCAGCAATCGCCAGGCCTGGGCGCGGCGTTCCGGGCTCGATCTCGAACTCCCCGCGCATTATTGCATCAAGTACGGCGAGACGATGCAGATCGAGGAGAACGAGAACGCCGAATTCCAGCAGTTCATGGCCGCCGTGAGCGCGGTGGAACGTGCCGATGATTTCATCGTCATCGATACCCCGGGCTCGGACAGCTACCTGATGCGGCTCGCGCATTCGATGGCCGACACGCTGGTGACGCCGATCAACGACAGCTTCCTCGATTTCGACGTGCTGGGCACGGTCGACCCCGCGACCTATGCGGTGATCGGCGAGAGCCACTACGCCGAGATGGTGCGCGACACCAGACGCAAGCGCCGCCAACTCGACGGCGCCTCGACCGACTGGATCGTGGTGCGCAACCGGCTGTCGATGCTCGGCTCGCGCAACAAGCAGCTGGTCGCCGACGGCTTGAAGCAACTGTCGCTGCGGCTCGGGTTCCGTTCGGTCGACGGCTTTACCGAGCGGGTGGTCTACCGCGAATTCTTCCCGCGCGGGCTGACGGCGCTCGACGACATCGACGAGGCGACGCTCGGCACCCGCCCGAGCCTCGGGCACGTCACCGCCCGCGAGGAGGTGATGGGCCTGTTGCGCCAGCTCAAGCTGCCGCTCGACGAGCGCGGCCGCCGCCGCGCCGCCAATCGGGCCGAATGGTTCAGCCAGGTCGACAAGCCGCTGGAAGTCGACGACATCATCGGCAGCTAG